The following coding sequences lie in one Gorilla gorilla gorilla isolate KB3781 chromosome 5, NHGRI_mGorGor1-v2.1_pri, whole genome shotgun sequence genomic window:
- the LOC109027397 gene encoding uncharacterized protein produces the protein MQPAKSGPERAGSARQSKPLDPRQRGWAWAPAATAPPTRALEERTRYASPGPTWRGEQSSWTAATGLRADAEAARVRPSNPKYPWWGRAGRRTRGLPRASAARPGGREDLALPLTPGHRRRRHFAFHSVSPPPHSAAGFPDVGISRRRLRGGRGLGAFASPAAARERAACGLRASLRRPQL, from the coding sequence ATGCAACCAGCCAAGTCAGGCCCGGAGCGGGCCGGCTCTGCCCGCCAGTCCAAACCTCTGGACCCTCGCCAGCGGGGATGGGCGTGGGCCCCGGCGGCCACCGCCCCGCCAACTCGAGCACTGGAGGAACGCACCCGCTACGCCAGCCCCGGACCTACCTGGAGGGGAGAGCAGAGCTCCTGGACAGCGGCCACGGGCCTGAGGGCGGACGCTGAGGCGGCCAGAGTCCGTCCCAGCAACCCCAAGTATCCCTGGTGGGGCAGAGCGGGGAGACGAACGAGGGGGCTGCCGCGGGCCAGCGCGGCCCGTCCCGGGGGTCGCGAGGACCTGGCTCTCCCCTTAACACCaggccaccgccgccgccgccatttTGCCTTCCACTCAGTGTCGCCGCCGCCGCACTCCGCTGCAGGTTTCCCGGATGTGGGCATTTCCCGGCGTCGCTTGCGCGGGGGCCGAGGACTGGGGGCTTTTGCCAGCCCGGCTGCTGCGAGGGAGCGCGCAGCCTGCGGCCTCCGGGCTTCGTTGCGTCGCCCGCAGCTCTGA